The following DNA comes from Alienimonas californiensis.
ACGGTCCCGCCCTCCGGCACGAACGCGGCGGTGCAGCGGCCCCGCACCGCCTTCACCGTGCCGACGTGACCCCGCAGCGCCTCCAGGTCGCGCGCGTCCAGCGGGGCGAGGGCCTCCGCCGCGGCCGCGGCGATCGTCGGCGGCTCGAATGGCTGGACCGCCCGCTCCGCAAACGGCGGCTGCACGCCGGTCGCGGCGTTCTCAGATTGATACTCCCCGCCGAACAGGGCGAGGCAGAGGACGGCGGGGGCGAACATTTCGTCGGTCTTTAGCTGTCGAGTTCCGCGAAGTCGTCGGCCCGCCGCTCCGGCAGGGTCGGGGCGGGGCCGGGGGCGAACCGTTCGCCGGTCACCTCGAAGCTCTGCCCCTCTCGCGGAGCGTGGGCCTGCACGCCCATCGCGGTCGCCCCCGCGGCCATCTCCGCGGCCCGGTCCGGGTCGCCGTGCACGACGTACGCCGGGCCGACGGAGTCGAACCCGCCCAGCCAGTTCAGGATCTGCTGCCCCTTCGCGTGGCTGGAGAAGCCGGACAGCGTGTCCACTTCCAGCTTCAATTCCCGTACGTCGTAGCGGGTCGGCCCGAAGCGTTCCTCGATCGGCAAACGCATCGGGCTCTCGCCAGATCGGACCCGGTGGCCGACGGAGCCGGGCGCCTGATAACCGATGAGGAACACGGCGTTCCGCGGGTCCTCCGCCAGGCGGGAGAGGTGCTTGGGGGCGGCGGCGTGGTCCAGCATGCCGCTGGTGGACAGATAGATCGCCGGCCCGTTCCCGTGGGTCAGCAGCGTGTCGTCGTCGCGGGCCTCGTAAAATCCGGGGCGATAAAACAGCGTCCCCCCGCGGGCGGCGCGGGCGGCCTTCGCCGCCGGGTCGAGATACTGGGGGAAGGCGTCGTAGATCGCCGTCGCCTGCTGGGCGGAGGGGCTGTCGCAGAAGACCGGCACGTCCCGCGGGATCACGCCGTCCTCCCGCAGGCCGTGGAACAGGTGGATGAGCGTCTGCGTTTTATGCAGGGCGAAGGTCGGCAACAGCAGACTGCCGCCGC
Coding sequences within:
- a CDS encoding MBL fold metallo-hydrolase; translated protein: MSNRRQFLAAASAAGLAALSAGVPADATVRRRRNPSLTFYGAVGRVSGSCHLLETSRGLYLIDCGLFMSDTPDRDENASFPFDPKEVRAVFLTHAHADHNGRLPLLVKQGFGGPIYCTDATRDLNRATLRSSLTVGEGEGRSLYGRRDQQKSFELVEVVPYNRRLSKSGVDCRYTDAGHILGSAMIEIWADGRKILFSGDMGPDGAPLLCDPTQHRDADAVLFESTYGAVRGAAANYEAFGRRVRAVLDRGGSLLLPTFALHKTQTLIHLFHGLREDGVIPRDVPVFCDSPSAQQATAIYDAFPQYLDPAAKAARAARGGTLFYRPGFYEARDDDTLLTHGNGPAIYLSTSGMLDHAAAPKHLSRLAEDPRNAVFLIGYQAPGSVGHRVRSGESPMRLPIEERFGPTRYDVRELKLEVDTLSGFSSHAKGQQILNWLGGFDSVGPAYVVHGDPDRAAEMAAGATAMGVQAHAPREGQSFEVTGERFAPGPAPTLPERRADDFAELDS